The following coding sequences are from one Leptospira mayottensis 200901116 window:
- a CDS encoding glycerol-3-phosphate dehydrogenase/oxidase, with product MSKNKKLPSNIRLTRFSDSFVYDLLVIGGGITGAHVLWDSTLRGMKSILLEKNDYASGTSQATSKMIHGGLRYLKNFELGLVRESLRERAILARITPQAVQTMGFLVPIYSNIERFVLKAGMEMYNAFSYDRNANISKDRLIPKYSFLSKEQTTMESPTIEHDKLKGSYLYYDYLNINPERHTCEFIFSARERGAEAKNYTEVTSITRSTDSLYTVVAKDKISGKEISFQTKSVVNATGPWADLVESLAGVEIDKHLVRSKGIHIITRKICGDKTLVTKKKDGTHLFIIPWRNKTIIGTTDTEYIDSPDKFRVTKKDIEELLSEVNYSFGYTDLTLNDVDFYYGGLRPLVEDPGETKSTYNASRKTEIFDHKESGFPGFFTAMGGKYTTSRSVGEAVVNKVADYLPGNFNACETSVTPPSTGNYLDLLSFTKELAKKFPKLSGESIETVAFRYGLQAYQILEKSSFKEEFYTLQNGEKFFESEVRFIANREDIRFATDFFFRRSGVGVPGLPEEKETTKLVRSLAKYLRWNQNRISKEIKAVKERYRIY from the coding sequence ATGTCCAAGAATAAAAAACTTCCTTCCAACATTCGATTAACACGCTTCTCGGACTCGTTCGTATATGATTTGTTAGTGATCGGAGGGGGAATCACAGGAGCACACGTTCTTTGGGATTCTACTTTAAGAGGGATGAAATCCATTCTTTTGGAAAAAAACGATTACGCCTCGGGAACAAGTCAGGCTACATCGAAAATGATTCACGGAGGTTTGCGATATTTAAAGAATTTCGAATTGGGGCTTGTGAGAGAATCTCTTCGTGAAAGGGCAATTCTTGCAAGAATTACTCCGCAAGCAGTTCAAACAATGGGTTTTTTGGTTCCGATTTATTCCAATATCGAAAGATTCGTTTTGAAAGCGGGAATGGAGATGTATAACGCATTTTCTTATGATCGAAACGCGAACATTTCCAAAGATCGATTGATTCCAAAATACAGCTTTCTTTCCAAAGAGCAAACTACCATGGAATCTCCCACGATCGAACACGACAAATTGAAGGGTTCTTATTTATATTACGATTATCTAAATATCAATCCGGAAAGGCATACCTGCGAGTTTATTTTCTCTGCGAGGGAAAGAGGAGCGGAGGCAAAAAACTATACCGAAGTAACTTCCATTACCCGTTCCACCGATTCCTTATATACGGTAGTCGCAAAAGACAAAATTTCCGGAAAAGAAATTTCGTTTCAAACCAAGTCTGTTGTAAACGCTACCGGACCTTGGGCAGACCTTGTTGAATCTCTTGCCGGTGTTGAGATCGATAAACATCTTGTGAGATCTAAGGGAATTCATATAATTACGAGGAAAATTTGTGGAGATAAAACTTTAGTAACGAAAAAAAAAGACGGTACACATCTCTTTATCATTCCGTGGAGAAACAAAACAATCATCGGAACCACCGACACAGAGTATATAGATAGTCCGGACAAGTTTCGAGTCACAAAAAAAGACATCGAAGAATTATTAAGCGAAGTCAACTATTCTTTCGGGTATACGGACCTGACCTTGAATGACGTAGATTTTTATTATGGCGGCTTAAGGCCGCTTGTAGAAGATCCGGGAGAAACAAAGTCCACGTACAACGCATCCAGGAAGACGGAAATTTTCGATCATAAAGAATCCGGTTTTCCCGGATTCTTTACGGCGATGGGAGGTAAATACACAACAAGCCGGAGCGTGGGAGAAGCAGTAGTGAACAAAGTCGCCGATTATCTTCCCGGAAATTTTAATGCCTGCGAAACTTCAGTGACTCCTCCTTCCACGGGGAATTATTTAGATCTACTTTCTTTTACAAAGGAACTCGCAAAAAAGTTTCCCAAATTAAGCGGAGAATCAATCGAGACCGTAGCGTTTCGCTACGGTTTGCAGGCGTACCAAATTCTTGAGAAAAGCTCTTTTAAAGAGGAATTTTATACACTTCAAAACGGAGAAAAGTTCTTTGAAAGCGAAGTTCGATTTATTGCAAATAGGGAAGATATCCGTTTTGCGACAGATTTTTTCTTTCGTAGGTCTGGTGTGGGTGTTCCAGGTTTGCCGGAGGAGAAAGAAACGACTAAACTCGTTCGTTCCCTGGCAAAGTATCTACGTTGGAATCAAAACCGAATCTCCAAAGAGATCAAAGCGGTGAAAGAACGTTATAGAATCTACTAA
- a CDS encoding TetR/AcrR family transcriptional regulator, translated as MPKIVNHEKYKTEILSKCVDILARKGYSAVSMREIATELDVSTGTLYHYFATKEDIFKELVKFLLNKDIEEIQLYSKGNLGQTLESKVESLFRMIQDRETYFQNLLYIICDASRLKNHEEEKSLIADAMKEYVEIISKHFGITNPTLNRILISVILGTVIQRIVDEDSINLSDSSEIMKDFLSILLSNSFTF; from the coding sequence ATGCCAAAGATAGTGAATCATGAAAAGTACAAAACGGAAATTCTATCCAAGTGTGTGGATATTCTCGCGAGAAAAGGATATTCTGCGGTTTCAATGAGAGAAATTGCGACCGAACTTGATGTTTCAACAGGGACTTTATATCATTACTTTGCGACAAAAGAGGATATATTCAAAGAATTGGTAAAGTTTCTTCTGAACAAGGATATCGAGGAAATACAACTCTACTCCAAAGGAAATCTGGGACAAACTCTTGAATCCAAAGTTGAATCTCTTTTCCGAATGATTCAAGATAGAGAAACCTATTTCCAAAATCTTCTTTATATCATCTGTGACGCTTCTCGATTGAAAAATCACGAAGAAGAAAAATCGCTGATTGCGGATGCAATGAAAGAATACGTAGAGATCATTTCGAAACATTTCGGTATTACAAATCCCACTTTGAATCGGATTCTAATCAGTGTAATTTTAGGAACCGTAATTCAAAGAATCGTGGACGAAGATAGTATTAACCTTTCTGACAGTTCTGAAATCATGAAAGACTTCCTATCGATTCTTCTTTCCAACTCGTTCACGTTTTGA
- a CDS encoding DUF962 domain-containing protein, with amino-acid sequence MKSVETWFSEYSESHQNPVNKNIHWICVPLIYFTVIGLFWSIPVPSLFQSVPYLNFATIALVLSLAFYLRLSPMLALGMLILSSLMIYLIVLLQGTVFPIMFGAYSYGILELSITIFILAWIGQFIGHKIEGKKPSFFKDLQFLLIGPIWLLGFIYQKLKIAY; translated from the coding sequence ATGAAATCCGTAGAAACCTGGTTTAGCGAATACTCAGAAAGCCATCAAAATCCCGTCAATAAAAACATACACTGGATCTGTGTTCCGTTGATTTACTTTACTGTCATCGGTCTTTTTTGGTCGATTCCAGTACCTTCTTTGTTTCAGTCTGTCCCTTACTTAAATTTTGCAACGATCGCGCTTGTTCTATCGCTTGCATTTTATCTACGACTTTCGCCTATGTTAGCTCTAGGAATGTTGATTTTAAGTTCTTTGATGATTTATCTGATTGTTCTTCTTCAAGGAACTGTTTTCCCGATAATGTTCGGAGCTTATTCTTATGGCATTTTGGAACTTTCGATTACGATTTTTATTTTAGCTTGGATCGGACAATTTATCGGCCATAAGATCGAAGGTAAAAAACCTTCTTTCTTTAAAGATCTTCAGTTTTTACTGATTGGGCCGATTTGGTTGCTTGGATTTATTTATCAAAAATTAAAAATCGCTTATTGA
- a CDS encoding NYN domain-containing protein, protein MSSQVAIDGFNLIYKFPDLEECMVRNRLLEARQGLLELIESYSQKKKEQTFHVFFDGKKEVGSEIFQETFGKLNVYFSHDRKADDVIKEFVRTNVRPSEIEVVSSDKEIFFHAKKWGANPITSEDFATIVIAKISPSKLDAEEFEDRILNSEEVEHWKNLFRKDE, encoded by the coding sequence ATGTCTTCTCAAGTGGCAATTGACGGTTTCAATCTGATCTATAAATTCCCCGATTTGGAAGAATGTATGGTTCGAAATCGGCTTTTAGAAGCCAGACAAGGGCTTTTGGAACTGATCGAGTCATACTCCCAAAAGAAAAAGGAGCAAACCTTTCACGTTTTCTTCGACGGAAAGAAAGAAGTCGGTAGCGAAATCTTTCAGGAAACTTTTGGAAAACTAAATGTGTATTTTAGTCATGATAGAAAGGCGGACGATGTGATTAAAGAATTTGTTCGAACAAATGTTCGCCCTTCCGAAATCGAAGTGGTCAGTTCGGATAAAGAGATTTTTTTTCATGCAAAAAAATGGGGAGCCAATCCGATCACTTCCGAAGATTTCGCTACAATTGTCATCGCGAAGATTTCTCCTTCTAAACTCGACGCCGAAGAATTCGAAGATAGAATATTGAATTCTGAAGAAGTAGAACATTGGAAAAACTTATTTAGGAAAGACGAATAA
- a CDS encoding MBOAT family O-acyltransferase gives MLFNSVTFAIFFAIVYVIYWSVPKKNRPNLLIFSSMFFYAWFSWIFFLHFLFVILLNYFFYLRIKTSQKNPKRWMIVSILFNCINLGFFKYFYFFSRVLADLTGYPFFQEIQGIIHIVLPLAISFYSFQMIAAAVDATRNPNIETISLKGYFLFVLFFPVLIAGPIMRTGDFFPNLDNLEPDRNKIYNGCYLIISGLLKKVLIADPAAGIISPIFSNPEVYDSTSLILAAIGYSIQVFCDFSGLTDMARGVGALLGFYLPENFKAPFFSLSGRELWQRWHITLSFWLRDYIYFSLGGSRIAQWRTHLNLILTMTIGGFWHGADYTFIAWGFYWGVLLAGERYLETSLGWKLVPEKNIVLKVLKACIIFLSFSFGAILFRANNASTMVQHVAGIFKNSPGRIETELASSSLFWLRDAGNLVDGGSFFLLNRMENVEKFLYLFLALVLFNWIQYVPDFWKRFRKYDPWLLTCAGVVSIFLLALFSEDSGAFIYYKF, from the coding sequence GTGCTGTTCAATTCAGTGACTTTTGCAATTTTCTTTGCGATCGTTTATGTGATCTACTGGTCGGTTCCGAAAAAAAACCGTCCTAATCTTTTGATTTTTTCTAGTATGTTCTTTTACGCCTGGTTTTCCTGGATTTTTTTTCTCCACTTCCTGTTTGTAATTTTACTTAATTATTTCTTCTATCTTCGCATAAAAACATCTCAAAAAAATCCGAAACGATGGATGATCGTATCGATTCTTTTTAACTGCATCAATCTCGGATTTTTCAAATACTTTTATTTCTTTTCGAGAGTTCTCGCTGATCTTACGGGTTATCCTTTCTTTCAGGAAATTCAAGGAATCATTCATATCGTTCTTCCCCTCGCGATTAGCTTTTACAGTTTTCAAATGATCGCGGCGGCAGTGGACGCAACAAGAAATCCAAACATAGAAACCATTTCTCTCAAAGGATACTTTTTATTTGTTCTATTTTTTCCGGTTCTAATCGCTGGGCCGATTATGAGAACCGGAGATTTTTTTCCGAACTTAGATAACCTGGAGCCGGACCGAAATAAAATCTATAACGGTTGTTATTTGATAATCAGCGGCTTACTCAAAAAGGTCCTGATTGCGGATCCTGCAGCAGGTATTATTTCGCCAATTTTTTCGAATCCGGAAGTGTATGATTCAACTTCTTTGATTCTCGCCGCAATCGGATATTCGATTCAGGTCTTTTGCGATTTTTCGGGTCTTACCGATATGGCACGGGGAGTAGGGGCACTTCTCGGATTTTATCTGCCGGAAAATTTTAAAGCTCCTTTTTTCTCCTTAAGCGGAAGAGAGCTTTGGCAAAGATGGCACATAACGTTATCCTTCTGGCTTCGGGATTATATTTATTTTTCCCTAGGTGGAAGCAGAATTGCACAATGGAGAACGCATTTAAACTTAATTCTTACCATGACTATCGGAGGTTTTTGGCACGGAGCGGATTATACTTTTATCGCGTGGGGCTTTTATTGGGGAGTTCTACTTGCAGGAGAAAGATATTTAGAAACATCCCTTGGATGGAAACTGGTTCCGGAAAAGAATATCGTTTTGAAAGTTCTCAAGGCCTGTATCATATTCTTATCCTTCTCTTTTGGCGCCATTCTTTTCCGAGCAAACAATGCAAGTACGATGGTTCAACACGTAGCCGGAATTTTTAAAAACTCCCCGGGTAGGATAGAAACTGAACTTGCTTCGTCCTCTCTTTTTTGGCTCAGAGATGCGGGAAATTTGGTCGACGGAGGCTCTTTCTTTTTACTCAATCGAATGGAAAATGTGGAAAAATTCCTTTATCTTTTTTTAGCTTTGGTTCTTTTCAATTGGATCCAATACGTTCCCGATTTTTGGAAACGATTTAGAAAATACGATCCTTGGCTTCTTACATGTGCAGGAGTCGTCTCCATTTTTTTACTCGCTTTATTTTCGGAAGACTCGGGCGCCTTTATCTATTACAAATTTTAG
- a CDS encoding DUF1574 domain-containing protein, giving the protein MFRNRFLFVPFVIFIIAFGIDKLISSTTLEPYYSLTLSDLNFRHKEFLFEELKDYLKKENRKKVLVYFGNSRALLFRNDYIEKKYPNWVLFNFSVPGGSPDYYLYWLEKFRSDSVKPDFILLDESIEIFNSSSVLTLDEVLFYGLSPSFVFRHADRYSSSDLTGYIAKKLFHTHKNRPRFNVIRARAKDGGLLAAGYSKLRSTIWENLKKQRGSATSDASPRVILPAELLKKRSNTDFKSYLTPFTFNPKMLANQEDSIRIIKEIGVPFATIWVRVARPYFELYKTRKVLTSEKDEKTPYEIMVPILQKLHESTETEFWNMNEDSEYRCDDFSDPGHMSPSCFNDYADFIFQRLPK; this is encoded by the coding sequence ATGTTTCGAAACCGATTTCTCTTTGTTCCTTTTGTAATATTCATCATCGCATTCGGCATTGATAAACTGATCAGTTCTACGACGCTTGAGCCTTATTATTCTTTGACTCTTTCCGATCTAAATTTTAGGCATAAAGAATTTCTTTTTGAAGAGTTAAAAGATTATCTGAAAAAAGAAAACCGTAAAAAAGTTTTGGTTTATTTTGGAAATTCAAGAGCACTTCTTTTTAGAAACGATTATATTGAAAAAAAATACCCGAACTGGGTTTTATTCAATTTTTCCGTGCCTGGTGGTTCTCCCGATTATTATCTCTATTGGTTGGAAAAATTTCGATCCGATTCCGTAAAACCGGATTTTATCCTATTGGACGAATCAATAGAAATTTTTAACTCTTCTTCTGTGTTGACCCTGGACGAGGTACTTTTTTACGGACTCAGTCCATCCTTCGTGTTCAGACACGCGGATCGTTATTCTTCTTCGGATCTTACCGGATACATCGCAAAGAAATTATTTCATACGCATAAGAATCGACCGAGATTCAACGTGATCCGAGCAAGAGCAAAGGATGGAGGGCTTCTTGCCGCTGGTTACAGCAAACTTCGTTCAACAATTTGGGAGAATCTCAAAAAACAAAGGGGAAGTGCAACTTCGGATGCAAGCCCGAGGGTCATTTTACCCGCGGAACTTTTGAAAAAAAGATCAAATACCGATTTTAAATCGTATCTGACTCCGTTCACGTTCAATCCCAAGATGCTTGCCAATCAAGAAGACTCGATTCGAATTATAAAGGAAATCGGAGTCCCGTTTGCGACTATTTGGGTAAGAGTTGCACGTCCTTATTTCGAACTTTACAAAACCAGAAAAGTCCTCACGAGCGAGAAAGACGAAAAAACTCCATATGAAATTATGGTTCCTATTTTACAAAAATTGCATGAATCAACGGAAACGGAATTCTGGAATATGAACGAAGATTCGGAATATCGCTGCGACGACTTTAGCGATCCGGGCCACATGTCTCCGAGTTGTTTTAATGATTACGCAGATTTTATCTTTCAAAGACTTCCAAAATGA
- a CDS encoding SIR2 family NAD-dependent protein deacylase: MKEFISKYKDKFQRITAISGAGISAESGIPTFRGSGGLWKNFRAEDLATPQAFQKDPKLVWEWYLWRRSVIDTKRPNRGHLALAELEEIHPDFFLVTQNVDGLHIRAGSKKLLEMHGNIFINRCISCGQESNEKILNEENLLPPKCGFCGNFLRPGVVWFGESYDQEKLNFSIQRMENTDLLLILGTSGLVSMPVYLTQVAKRSGSILIEVNPERSSFSSSVDLFVQGKTGEILPKLISEIVT; this comes from the coding sequence ATGAAAGAATTTATATCGAAGTATAAGGATAAATTTCAGAGAATCACTGCGATTTCCGGAGCTGGTATTTCCGCCGAAAGTGGAATTCCTACGTTTCGAGGAAGCGGTGGTCTTTGGAAAAATTTTCGAGCCGAAGATTTAGCAACTCCACAAGCCTTTCAAAAGGATCCCAAGTTAGTTTGGGAATGGTATCTTTGGAGAAGAAGTGTTATCGACACCAAACGACCGAATCGTGGACATCTGGCACTTGCAGAGTTGGAGGAAATACATCCCGATTTTTTTCTAGTCACGCAAAATGTGGACGGACTTCATATTCGTGCAGGCTCTAAGAAGTTACTCGAAATGCATGGAAATATTTTTATCAATCGTTGTATATCTTGCGGTCAAGAATCCAACGAAAAAATTCTCAATGAGGAAAACTTGCTTCCCCCTAAGTGTGGATTCTGTGGAAATTTTTTAAGACCAGGGGTAGTTTGGTTCGGAGAAAGTTACGACCAAGAAAAACTAAATTTTTCAATTCAAAGAATGGAAAATACGGATCTATTACTGATTCTCGGAACCTCCGGTCTTGTTAGTATGCCAGTGTATTTGACACAGGTTGCAAAACGTTCAGGCTCCATACTTATTGAAGTCAATCCGGAACGTTCTTCCTTCTCTTCTTCCGTAGATCTTTTCGTCCAAGGAAAAACGGGAGAAATCCTTCCTAAATTGATTTCGGAAATTGTAACGTGA
- a CDS encoding DJ-1 family glyoxalase III: MPKVLVPFAEGMEEMEAVIIVDVLRRAGVEVTSASLKEGPVKASRGVCLLADTTLGEVDLKNFDMIVLPGGAGGTKILGADPKIADFLQKAKKENKWIGAICAAPSILVHQNILTPEDRFTSFPGTVSETPGYTGSRLEISGKIVTSIGPGSAFEFSLELVNILCGEESMLKVKSALQLVL, from the coding sequence ATGCCTAAGGTTCTGGTACCGTTCGCAGAAGGAATGGAAGAAATGGAAGCGGTTATCATCGTAGATGTTCTCCGCAGAGCTGGTGTGGAAGTTACGAGTGCTTCCTTAAAGGAAGGACCGGTAAAAGCTTCCAGGGGAGTTTGTCTTCTAGCCGATACAACTTTAGGAGAGGTAGATTTAAAAAATTTTGATATGATCGTACTTCCAGGCGGAGCTGGAGGAACCAAAATTCTCGGAGCGGATCCCAAAATCGCCGATTTTCTCCAAAAAGCGAAAAAAGAGAATAAGTGGATCGGTGCTATCTGTGCTGCACCCAGTATTTTAGTACATCAAAATATACTAACTCCTGAGGATCGTTTTACCTCTTTTCCGGGAACTGTATCCGAAACACCGGGTTATACTGGCTCCCGGTTAGAAATTTCCGGAAAGATCGTTACAAGCATTGGTCCCGGTTCTGCCTTCGAATTTTCTTTAGAACTCGTAAACATCCTATGTGGGGAAGAATCTATGTTGAAAGTGAAATCCGCTCTTCAACTTGTTTTATGA
- a CDS encoding queuosine precursor transporter, with amino-acid sequence MPLSKSQKLFIILNAFFLTFLILAEVTGSKLFVSFGFTLTMGVIPFPVTFIVTDLLNEYYGRKGVRFTTLLGMVMIFLAYFLLMLDMLIPAAPNSPVDNHSFNVVFSNSGKVIVGSIVAYLIGQLIDIQIFHFLRIKTENKYIWLRATGSTIVSQLVDSFVVIYIALGGGKLSFQELNQISTNNFIYKCGVAIAITPLIYGAHRCINWYLGREAEEMIEFAMKEGRSGTKPL; translated from the coding sequence ATGCCTCTTTCTAAGTCTCAAAAATTATTCATCATCCTAAATGCTTTCTTTTTGACGTTCTTGATCCTTGCAGAAGTGACAGGTTCCAAACTTTTTGTTTCTTTCGGTTTTACACTTACGATGGGTGTAATACCATTTCCGGTTACATTTATTGTGACCGATCTTCTCAACGAATACTATGGAAGAAAAGGAGTTCGATTTACCACACTTTTGGGAATGGTGATGATCTTCCTGGCTTACTTCCTTTTGATGTTGGATATGTTGATTCCGGCTGCCCCTAATTCTCCGGTGGATAACCATTCTTTCAATGTAGTTTTCTCGAACTCGGGAAAGGTCATCGTCGGTTCAATTGTAGCGTATTTGATCGGACAATTGATTGATATTCAGATCTTTCACTTTCTCAGAATAAAAACCGAGAACAAATATATTTGGTTACGAGCCACCGGTTCCACGATCGTTTCGCAGCTCGTGGATTCTTTTGTAGTGATTTATATTGCGCTTGGCGGAGGCAAACTCAGTTTTCAGGAACTCAATCAGATCTCCACGAACAACTTCATATATAAATGCGGGGTTGCAATTGCAATTACCCCGCTGATTTACGGGGCGCATCGTTGCATCAATTGGTATTTAGGAAGAGAAGCGGAAGAAATGATTGAATTCGCGATGAAAGAAGGACGATCCGGCACAAAACCTCTTTGA